The genomic DNA CCGCGAATGAGCACCTTCATGGCGTGTCCGTGCGCTCCGCGGTGCCGTCGACGGGCATGTAGAGGTCGCCGCCGTCCCGGTACTTCGCCGCCATCGCCGCGAGCCCTTCCTTCTGGGCTTCCGCTCGGATGTCGTGCGACATCCGCATCGAGCAGAATTTGGGGCCGCACATGGAGCAGAAATGCGCCAGCTTGTGCGCCTCCTTCGGCAGGGTCTTGTCGTGGAAGGCGCGCGCCGTCTCCGGATCGAGCGAGAGGTTGAACTGGTCCTCCCACCGGAACTCGAAGCGCGCCCGCGACAGCGCGTCGTCCCTGGCCTTGGCGGCCGGATGGCCCTTGGCGAGGTCGGCCGCGTGAGCGGCAATTCTGTAGGTGATGACGCCGGTCTTGACGTCGTCGCGGTCGGGCAGGCCGAGGTGTTCCTTTGGCGTGACGTAGCAAAGCATTGCTGTTCCAAACCAGCCGATCATCGCCGCGCCGATGCCTGATGTGATGTGGTCGTAGCCGGGCGCGATGTCGGTGGTGAGCGGTCCGAGCGTATAGAACGGTGCTTCGCCGCAGACCGCGAGCTGCTTGTCCATGTTCTGCTTGATCTTGTGCATCGGCACATGGCCGGGGCCTTCGATCATCACCTGGCAGTCCTTGGCCCAGGCGATCTTCGTCAGCTCTCCAAGCGTTTCCAATTCGGCGAACTGGGCGGCGTCGTTGGCGTCGGCGATCGAGCCGGGGCGAAGGCCGTCGCCAAGCGAGAACGCCACGTCATAGGTGCGGCAGATGTCGCAGATCTCCTCGAAATGCTCGTAGAGGAAGCTCTCCTTGTGGTGGTGCAGGCACCACTTTGCCATGATCGAGCCGCCTCGCGACACGATGCCGGTGACGCGGTCGACGGTCAGCGGAATGTAGGGCAGCCGCACGCCGGCATGGATCGTGAAATAATCCACACCCTGCTCGGCCTGCTCGATCAGCGTATCGCGATAGACCTCCCAGGTCAGCGCCTCGGCGATGCCGCCGACCTTCTCGAGTGCCTGATAGAGCGGCACCGTGCCGATCGGCACCGGTGAGTTGCGCACGATCCAGTCGCGGATGTTGTGGATGTTGCGGCCGGTGGAGAGGTCCATCACCGTATCGGCGCCCCATCGGATCGCCCACACCATCTTTTCGACCTCTTCAGCCATCGACGAGGTGACGGCGGAATTGCCGATATTGGCGTTGATCTTGACCAGGAAGTTGCGGCCTATGATCATCGGCTCGCTCTCGGGATGATTGATGTTGGAGGGAATGATGGCGCGGCCGCGCGCCACCTCCTCGCGCACGAATTCCGGGGTGACGAAGTCCGGGATCGCGGCGCCGAAGCCCTCGCCATCGCGTTGAAGTTTCGAACGCA from Mesorhizobium sp. M1E.F.Ca.ET.045.02.1.1 includes the following:
- the thiC gene encoding phosphomethylpyrimidine synthase ThiC, which encodes MNALTPTVTVGELPASKKVHKPGQLHPGLRVPMREISVHPSAGEPPVTVYDSSGPYTDATVKTEIERGLPRLREAWIEARGDVERYEGRTVKPEDNGLVSADRLTPEFPTRNRPLRATGGRAVTQLAYARAGIITPEMEFVAIRENLGRGQLRSKLQRDGEGFGAAIPDFVTPEFVREEVARGRAIIPSNINHPESEPMIIGRNFLVKINANIGNSAVTSSMAEEVEKMVWAIRWGADTVMDLSTGRNIHNIRDWIVRNSPVPIGTVPLYQALEKVGGIAEALTWEVYRDTLIEQAEQGVDYFTIHAGVRLPYIPLTVDRVTGIVSRGGSIMAKWCLHHHKESFLYEHFEEICDICRTYDVAFSLGDGLRPGSIADANDAAQFAELETLGELTKIAWAKDCQVMIEGPGHVPMHKIKQNMDKQLAVCGEAPFYTLGPLTTDIAPGYDHITSGIGAAMIGWFGTAMLCYVTPKEHLGLPDRDDVKTGVITYRIAAHAADLAKGHPAAKARDDALSRARFEFRWEDQFNLSLDPETARAFHDKTLPKEAHKLAHFCSMCGPKFCSMRMSHDIRAEAQKEGLAAMAAKYRDGGDLYMPVDGTAERTDTP